The Gordonia mangrovi genome includes the window TTGAGTTGCGGTGCGCCGTACGGACTCTTGCCCCGCAGGTTGCCCCGCAGCGGCAGGTCGTCGATGGTCACGCCGAGCCCGGGGACCACCGTCTGCGGAGTGCTCACGCGGGACCCCCGACGAATCGCTGTTTGATCGCGTCGCCGTGTCCGGGCAGGTCTTCCGCGTCGGCGAGGGTCACCACGTGGTCGGCGACATCGCGCAGCGCGGCCTCGTCGTAATCGATGACGTGTACACCCTTGAGGAAGGTCTGCACCGACAGCCCCGACGCGAAGCGTGCCGAACCCGACGTCGGCAGAACGTGATTGGAGCCCGCACAATAGTCGCCGAGACTCACCGGGGCGTACGGCCCGACGAAGATCGCGCCGGCGTTGTGCACCCGGTCGGCGACCGCGGCGGCGTCACGTGTCTGGATCTCGAGGTGTTCGGCGGCGTAGGCGTCGACCACGGCGAGACCGGCCTCGAGGTCGTCGACGAGCACGATGCCCGACTGCTTGCCGGACAGGGCGGTGGTGACCCGCTCGCGGTGTTTGGTCGCGGCCACCTGCTCGTCGAGGGCGGCGTCGACGGCGTCGGCGAGGTCGGCGCTGTCGGTGACGAGCACCGAGGCGGCGAGGACGTCGTGCTCGGCCTGACTGATCAGGTCGGCGGCGAGGATCCCCGCATCCGCGCTGCCGTCGGCGAGGATCGCGATCTCGGTGGGACCGGCCTCGGAGTCGATGCCCACCACGCCGCGGCAGAGTCGCTTGGCGGCGGTCACGTAGATGTTGCCCGGCCCGGTGATGAGGTCGACCGGGTCGAGGACCGACCCGGGTTCGTCGGCGGCGTCGGTGTCGGTGCCGCCGTAGGTGAGCAGGGCGACGCCTTGGGCACCGCCGACCGCCCACACCTCGCTGACGCCGAGCAACGCGCACGCCGCGAGGATCGTCGGGTGCGGCCACCCGCCGAATTCCTTCTGCGGTGGTGAGGCGATGACCAGCGAGCCGACGCCCGCCTCCTGGGCCGGGACCACATTCATGATCACCGACGACGGGTAGACGGCGTTGCCGCCCGGGACATAGAGCCCCACGCGGCGGACCGGAATCCACTTCTCGCTGACGACGCCACCCTCGACGACCTGCGTCCGGCTGGTTTCGCGGCGCTGGTCGGCGTGCACCTTGCGCGCCCGGTCGATCGATTCGCGCAGCGCGTCGGCCACCGCCGGGTCAAGCCGGTCGAGGGCGTCGGCGATCACCGCGGCGGGTACGCGCACCGACGTCGGCCGCACACCGTCGAACTTCTCACCGAACCCGAGCGCCGCATCGGTGCCCTGCTCGGCGACCGCATGCACCACCGGCGCCACCGTGTCGAGGACGGCGTTGACGTCGGTGCCCCCGCGCGGCAGCGCACGTCGCAGCTCGGCGAGCGTGGGCGCGGCTCCGCGCAGGTCGGTTCGGGCGAGCATGATCATCTCCTGTGGTGCTGGGATTTCCCATCCAGGATATGGGGTGGCGCCACCCGGTTTCGAATCCGGTCACGGGCGTCGGTGCTGGATGCGCATCCGTCACGTTCACGCGCATGTCGGGACGTGCGCGCGAACGCCGCGGCTGCGCGGATGATCCGGTCAGTTCGACGGTGTCGGCGCGGGGATGTCGAGGCCGAGGTCGAGTGCGATGACCGAATGGGTGAGCGCGCCGACGGCGAGGTAGTCGACGCCGGTACGCGCGTAGTCGGCGGCCATGTCGAGGCCCAGACCGCCGGAGCTCTCCAGTTTGGTCTGCGGCGACCGGGTGTTGCGCCGCTGCACCGCCATCTGGGTCTCCCACAGTGCGAAGTTGTCGAGCAGGACCAGTTGCGGCTCCAGCGCCAGCACCTCGTCGAGCTGTGCCAGCGAATCGACCTCGACCTCGACGGGAAGTCCGGGCGCCGCCGCCCGGACCGCGGACAGCGCAGCGCTGACCGATCCGGCCGCGGCGACGTGGTTGTCCTTGATCAGTGCCGCATCGCCGAGACCCATCCGGTGGTTGACTCCCCCACCGGCACGGACGGCGTATTTCTGCAGGTGACGCAGTCCCGGCAGGGTCTTGCGTGAGTCACGGACCTGCGCTGCGGTGCCGTCGACGGCCGCCACCCAGTGGGCGGTGGCGGTCGCGATGCCCGACAGGTGGCAGATGATGTTCAGTGCGGTACGTTCCGCGGTGAGCAGCGCACCGGTGGGTGCATGCACAGCGAGCACGACGTCGCCGGGCCCGACCCGCGTGCCGTCGACGACCGCCGAGGTGACCTCGTAGGCACCGGCCCCGATGACCTCGTCGAACACCGCCAGCACCACCGGCAGCCCCGCGATGACCCCGTCACCGCGGCTGACGATGACGGCATCGGTCACCGCGTCGGACGGCACGGTCGCGGCGGTCGTGACGTCCGGGCCGTGGCGCAGATCCTCGTCGAGAGCCGTCCGGATCAGCGTCCGTACCTCGTCGGTGATCTCCAGCCCGAGTTCGCCGACGGCATTTGCCTGTCCGACGAATGCCTCACTCACCGGTACCGGGATTCCCGATGGCGATCATCCGCTCCACGCTCTGGCGGGCGCGCTCGGCCACATCGTCGGCGACGAACACCTCGTCGCGCCCCTCGCGCAGCGACCGCAGCAGGGCGGCCGGGGTGATCATCTTCATGTACGGGCAGGACGCGCGCTCGTTGACGGCCTGGAAGTCGACACCGGGGGCAGCCTTGCGCAGCTGGTGCAGCATGCCGATCTCGGTGGCGACCAGCACCTGCTTGGCGCCGGTCTGCCGCGCGGCGTCGAGCATGCCGCCGGTGGACAGGATCTTCACCTTGTCCTCGGGGACCGCTCCTTCGCCGGCGAGATACAGCGCCGACGTCGCGCAGCCGCATTCCGGGTGGATGAACAGGTCGGCGTCGGGATGACTGTTGGCCTGGTCGGCCAGTTCGTCGCCGTTGATGCCCGCATGGACATGGCATTCACCGGCCCAGATGTGGATGTTGTCGCGCCCGGTCTCGCGCTTGACGTGCGCGCCGAGGAATTGATCCGGCAGGAACAGCACCTCGCGGTCGGGATCGATGGAGGCCACCACGTCCACCGCATTGGACGAGGTGCAGCAGATGTCGGTGAGCCCCTTCACCTCCGCGGTGGTGTTGACGTAGGAGACGACGACGGCGTCGGGGTGCTCGGCCTTCCACTCCCGGAGCTCGTCGGCGGTGATCGAGTCGGCCAGCGAACATCCGGCGCGCTCGTCGGGGATCAGTACCCGCTTCTCGGGGCTGAGGATCTTGGCGGTCTCGGCCATGAAGTGCACGCCGCAGAAGATGATCTCATCGGCGTCGACCTCGGCGGCGATGCGCGAGAGGGCCAGCGAGTCACCGACATGGTCGGCGACATCCTGGATGGCCGGCAGCTGGTAATTGTGCGCCAGGAGAGTCGCGTTGCGCGCCCGGGCGAGCCGGCGCACTTCCTCGGCCCACTCCGCGGTGGGCTCCACTCCGGTGTATCCGCCCGGACCGTCGGTCCATCGCGCATCGGTCAGCCCCGGGGTCACGGGTTCCGTATCGACCGTGGCGGGGCGATCGCTGGTGATGCTCATCTGACACTCCTCACACGTGCGGGCTCCGGGTGGCTGTTCCCGGCACCAGAGTTTTCGACTGGTGGTCGAAAACGCTATCCATCGTAACACCGGTCACAGCTGCGGCATTCCCTCCGGCTATTCGAGTAGTCGACTACGCGTTTCATCCGCTCAGGCGAAACCTAGCGTCGACGGTGTACCACTCATCCGTTCAGGTCAGGTCACAAACACCCTGGTCAGACGGGCCGTAAAGAAGATTGCGAGCAGCGTGATGACCGTTTCCCCGTCCGACGCATTGTCCACTTCGCCGCGCCCGGCCCTGCCCCCGCGGACACCGAATCCGGCGAGTCGCCGTGCCGACGCCGCCACGCAACGACGGGAGGCCGCGTTGGCCCGACTGGCCGCGCGACGGATGCCCCTCCCCGGACAGCCCGCGCAGTCCCATCCGCAACACCCCGCTACAGTGCGTCGCCCACTCGACGATCCCCGCGCACGGGGCACCATGCGCCTTGTCGGCGGCTCTGACACCACCGTCCACCGACCTGTCGCGGCCCCGGTCGCCACGCCGGCACCTACCCCGGCGCACAGGCCGGCGCAGCCGGTGTCCGAGACGGCCACCCGTCGTCGCCCCGGATTGACCGAACGCGAGATCCAGGTGATGCGGACCTGGTTGCTGACCGACTCGAAGATCGCGGTCGCCGATGAACTGTCGATCTCGATCGGCACGGTCAACACCCACCTGACCCGAATCCGCGCCAAGTACACCGCGGTGGACCGCACCGCGCGGACCAAGGCGTCCCTGGCCGCGCGCGCCATCCAGGACGGGATCATCTCGCTCGACGAGCTCTGAGCCGTCGCGGCGGCGGTCACGGGTTACCGGGGCGATGCCGCCCTACAATCGACGCCATGTCGACGCCTCCGCCGAGTTCTCCCCCGACCGGCGGGGTGTCCGTCGAGGTCGAGACATTGACCGCGGTGTTCCAGGTTCGCGAGATCGCCGCCGACGCCGATCCGGCGCTGTGCGTGCTGTTGGCCGGCAGCGGAGGCCGGTGGCGCCTACCCGGCGGCGCGGTCGCGCCCGATGCGCCGCTGGACATCAGCGCCCGGCGCGCCGTCGGCGACACCGTGGAGATCACCAGGATCGCCCATCTCGAACAGCTCGCGGTGTTCTCCGACCCCGACCGGGTTCCGGGCATCCGCACCATCGCCTCGACCTATCTCGCGCTGGTGCCCACCGATGCCCCGACCGAACTGGCGGAGGATTCCGCGTGGCACGCCGTCGACGACCTGCCCACCCTCGCCTACGACCACGATCAGATCGTGGACGCCGCGCGCCACCGACTGGCCGCGAAACTCTCCTACACCAACATCGCCTTCGCACTCGCCCCGAGCCGGTTCCCGATGTCACAGCTGTCGGAGATCTATTGTGCCGCTTTGGGTTATCCGGTGGACACCACTAACCTGCTACGCATCCTGAGCCGACGGGCCGTGGTGGTCGCCACCGGAACCGTCGGCAAGACCGGACGGTCGGGCGGTCGGCCGCCTGCGCTGTATGCCTTCGCAGACAATCGGTTACGTGTCACCGACGAGTTCGCGACGCTGCGGCCGCCGATGTGACCGACGTTCACGACGGCAGGGTCAGTACCGCCGCGGCGCCCTCGGTGACCGCGATCGTGTGCTCACTGTGCGAGGTGCGGGACCCGTCGGCCGACCGGATCGTCCAGCCGTCCGGATCGTAGACGATCCGCGACGTGGTCTGGGCCAGCCAGGGTTCCAGCGCCAGGGTGAGACCGGGGCGCAGCGGCAGCCCCGTGCCGGGGCGACCCAGGTTCGGCACATGCGGATCCTCGTGCATGGTGCGACCGAGCCCGTGCCCACCGAACTCGGTGTTGACCGGGAAGCCACGAGAGGTGCAGACCCTCCCGATCGCCGCCGAGATGTCGCCGAGCCGGTTGCCCGGGCGAGCGGCGTCGATCCCGGCGGCCAAAGCCAGCTGCGTCGTCTCGACGAGAATAGCGTCCTCGTCGCGGGCGGCACCCACGATCACGGTGCGCGCCGAGTCGGCCACCCAGCCGTCGATCGCGACGGCGATGTCCATACTCAGCACGTCGCCGTCGGCGAGTTCACAGTCATACGGAAGGCCGTGCAGCACTGCATCGTTGAGGGACAAGCAGATCACGTTGCGGAACGGCCCCCGCCCGAAGGACGGCGCGTAGTCCCAGTAGCACGACACCGCGCCGCGCCGGTGGATGAGCTCACGAGCCCGCATCTCGAGATCGAGCAGATTGACACCGGATTCGGCCCGCGCCGCCAGGTCGTCGAGCAGGTCCGCGATGAACCCACCGGTGGTTCGCATCGCGGCGATCTCCTGGCGCGACTTCAGTTCGATCACAATAGTCCTCTCGCACACCACCGTCGCCCCGGTGGCAGGTATTTAAATACCACAGTAGCGAGAAGTTTCGGTATTTTCATACCAGTCCAGCACAGCGGCCGGGCGCGGCTACTCTGGACACATGGTTCGTGCACCGTTGACCCCGACGCAGATCGCCGCGGGACGCCGTCTCGGCGCAGTGCTGCGCGAATGCCGTGGCGAACGGACGGTGGCCGACGTCGCCGAAGGTGCGGGCATCTCGCCGGAGACGCTCCGCAAGATCGAGGGCGGCCGACTGCTGACCCCGTCGTTCGCCACGGTGGTGGCGCTCGGTCGGTCACTGGAGGTGCCGGTGGAATTGCTCGCCGATGCGGTCTCCGGGGCCGAGATTCCGAGCGCCCGGACGACGGTCTGACCTCGTCGAATCAGCCCGGCGCAATCGTCGTCGGGAGGTCGCCGACACCGAGGTCGGCGGTGCGGGATGCGAGCGCGGCGCCCAGGTAGACCAGGGCCGCGGACAGCGGCGCGCAGGCGAACAGCACCCACGGACCGCCCACACCCCCACGCACCGCACCGTCGAGCCAGAGGTCGGGCACCACCTCGAAGGTCGCGCCGATGGGCAGGGCGCGCGGGTCGCCGAAACGCCAGTCGGCCACCCAGATGCCGACGACGGCCGCGACCAACGAACCCACCGTGGTGGCGACCGCGAGCACTCCGAAACCCGTTGGGCCGCGCCAAGATCGAGCAGCAGTCCAGCCGATGACCACCGACCCCACGCCGTAGCCGAAGAGCAGCAACGCAAAGGTGCCCACGGCCGCGAACTCCGAACCGAACGCAGTGGCCGGCACGACGGCGGATTCCGCCGACACGACCCGCCCACGCAGAGCCGGGGTCACCACCGCCCACACCGCGCCCAGGACGATCCCCAGCAACACCACGGCGACGGCCACCGCGATGAGCCCGGACACCGAACGCTTGACGGCCCGGGGGCCGATCGATCCGGCGGGCAGGTCGTCGGAGACGACCGGCGCCGGCTCGGTCATCGTTGTCCCAGTTCGGTCGAGTCGACCGTCCCGTGCCGCGAACAGCGCGCGCTCCAGCCATCCGGCCGCACCTGCACCACCATGCGCCGGCCACACTGCCCGCAGAACCTCGGCGGCTCCAGCCCCAGCCGGGCGGCCGCCGGTATCGCGTCGTCCGCCTGGAGTTCCAGTTCGAGTCCGGTGTAGACACCGAATCGGCAGGGCTGCGCGAGCGGGCCGGGCACCTCGAGGGTGGAGTACGAGGGTGATGGCGTCGCCGCCGAACCCGGATTCGTCATCGACATGGTCACCTGTTCGAGCCTAGATGCTGTCGTTGAGTGCCTTGATGGGCATCGACAGATCGCTCAGGAGATCGAGGTCCTCCTCGGCCGGCCGCCCGAGAGTGGTGAGGTAGTTGCCGACGATGACGGCGTTGATGCCACCCAGGATTCCCTGTTTGGCGCCGAGATCACCGAGGGTGATCTCCCGCCCGCCGGCGAAGCGCAGGATGGTGCGCGGCAGCGCCAGACGGAACGCGGCCACCGACTTCAACGCCTCGGACGCCGGGAGGACGTCGAGGTCGCCGAAGGGGGTGCCGGGTCGCGGGTTGAGGAAGTTCAGGGGCACCTCGTCGGGTTCCAGTGCCGCCAGGTCCGAAGCGAATTCGGCCCGCTGCTCGAGGCTCTCGCCCATGCCGAGGATGCCGCCGCAGCACACCTCCATGCCGGCGTCGCGCACCATGCGCAGGGTGTCCCACCGCTCTTCCCAGGAGTGCGTGGTCACCACGTTGGGGAAATGGCTGCGCGCGGTCTCGAGGTTGTGGTTGTAGCGGTGCACGCCCATGTCCTTGAGCTCGTCGACCTGTTCCTGGGTGAGCATGCCCAGGCTGCAGGCGATCTGGATGTCGACCTCGTTGCGGATGGCCTCGATGCCCGCGGCGACCTGGCTGAGCAGTCGCTTGTCCGGACCGCGCACGGCTGCGACGATGCAGAACTCGGTCGCGCCGGTCTTGGCGGTCTGCTTCGCCGCCTCGACCAGCGATGGGATGTCGATCCAGGCGCTACGCACCGGCGAGGCGAACAGGCCCGACTGCGAACAGAAGTGGCAGTCCTCGGGGCAGCCGCCGGTCTTGAGCGAGATGATGCCTTCCACCTCGACCTCCGGGCCGCACCAGCGCATCCGCACGTCGTGTGCGAGCTGCAGCAGCTCGGTGAGGCGGTCGTCACCGAGCTGCAACACCTCGAGCACCTGCGCCTGGTCGAGCGCCCGCCCCTGCTCGAGTACCTGCTCACGGGCGATGGCGAGGATGTCGTCGGCGGTCTGCGACTGGGAAGCGCCGGGGGCGACGGGTGCCTGGGTCATGGGAGAACTCCTTGGTTGGGCTGTGGTTCGGATGTCGGTGTGGTTGCCGTCGGCGGAAATCAGGTTGCTGTCGGCGCGAAGGTGGTTGCCGTCGGCGCGGTGGGGGCGAGTTCTCGGGCCAGCCAGTCCCGGTCGAACCAGGACGGGGCGCGGCGGCTGAACTCCGCCTGTCCGAGGGCACCGGCGCCGGCCGGGATCACCCCCACGACGGGCGTGCCGGTGAGCCGCGGGAGATCGTCTCGGTTGCAGCGCATGGCGAGATCGGGATCGGCCGGCCAGGAACCGATGACCAGACCGGCGACGCGCAGACCGTGGGCGCGGACGGCGCCGACGGTGAGCTCGGCGTGATTGAGGGCCCCGAGACCCGCCGGCACCACCACCACGACAGGTGCGCCGACATCGGCGCACAGGTCGAGCAGTGTGAGATCCGGCGCCAGCCGGACCAGTACTCCGCCGGCACCTTCGATGAAGGTCATCTCATGGGCTCGCGCCAGTCGGTCGACAGCGACGCGCGCGGTGGTGCGATCGAGCGGCGGCATCCCGGACAGCCGCGCAGCGGTCTCCGGCGCGAGTGGATCCGGATACCGCGCGCACTCGGCGGTGGTGACCGCCCCCGCGAGGTTCTCGATCACGGCCAGGTCACCCGGCGCACCGGGGCCGACACCGGTCTGGGCGGGTTTGCATACGGCCGGCGCCAGACCGGCGGCGCGCGCCGAGGCGACCAGCGCTGCGGTGACGACCGTCTTGCCGACGTCGGTGGAGGTGCCCGCCACCGCCAGCAACCGGCCCGACGACGCCGTCACCGCACACCCACGCTGGTCAAGGCGTCGGACACGACCTGCGCGACCCGATCGATCGTCGCGTCATCGAGATCGGCGCGCACGGTGAGCCGCAGCCGCGAGGTGCCCACCGGTACCGACGGGGGACGGAAACACCCGACCAGCACACCCTGCTCACGACAGTGCCCGGCGGCGGCCACGGCGGCATGCGGATCGCCGACGATCAGCGAGACGACAGCCGCCGCGGGCGGCGGTGCGCCGATCGCCCGGGCCAGTCGCGCAGCATTGTCGCGCAGCCGGACCGGCATCGCGGGATCGGCGCGCAGCAGCCGCAGCGCCGCATGCGCCGCGCCCACCGCAGCCGGGGCGAGGCCGGTGTCGAAGATGAAGGTGCGTGCCCGATCGACGAGATGCGACCGCAACTGGTCGGGTCCGAGAACCACACCGCCCTGCGCGCCCATCGACTTCGACAGCACCGTGGTCATGATCAGGTCGGGAGCGCCGGACAGTCCGAGTTCGGCGATGAGGCCACGCCCACCGGGTCCACGCACGCCCAACGCATGCGCCTCGTCCACCAGCAGTGCCGCGCCGCACTCGCGGGCGACGGCATGGAGTTCGGCTATCGGGGCCGGCTCGCCGTCGATGCTGTACACGGAGTCGGTCACCACCAGCGCCCGCTGCTCGGTGCGAGCACGTAGGGCCTCGCGGACGGCCCGGTGATCGCCGCGGTCGGTCACGACGACCCGCGCCCGCGAGAGCCGGCAACCGTCGATGAGCGATGCATGGGTACCGGTGTCACTGACGATCAGGTCACCGCGCCCGGCCAGTGCGGTGATGGCGCCGACGTTGGCCAGGTACCCCGACGAGAAGGCCAGCGCGGACGGGAATCCGAGGAAGTCGGCGAGGTCGTTCTCGAGTTCGACGTGGGCCTCGGTGGTCCCGACCACCAACCGAGAGGCGGTGGCACCGGCCCCCCAGTGCGCCAGCGCCGCCTGACCACCGGCGATGACGTCGGGGTGCGCGCACAGCCCGAGATAGTCGTTGGAGGCGAGATCGACCATGGGACTGTCGGTACGCCGGACGACGGGCTCCCGATGCAGCCCGGCGGCGCGCAGTCGCGCCGCCTCCTCGGCGAGCCAGCCGAGCGCGACCTGCCCGTCGGCGGGCGTCGCGACGCTCGGCTCGGCGTCCACGGCTGCGATACCGGTGGCAGTGACTTCGGTGGTGGTCATCAGATCCTCATTCCCGGGCGAGACCTGCGGACAGGGCGAGGTCGACGGACAGGCACGCCTCGACGGCGGCACGCACACCACCGCAGATGGTGGCGATGTCGTCGTCGGTGCAGATGAACGGCGGCATCACGTAGACGTTGTTGCGGAAGGGCCGCAGCCAGACCCCGGCGTCGATGGCCGCGGCCGTGGCGGCGCCCATGTCGACGGGGCGGTCGAGTTCGACGACGCCGATCGCGCCACGGACCCGGACCTCGGCGACGCCCGACCTGCCTGCGAGGTCGCCGAGGCCCTCGCGCAGACCGGACTCGATGGATGCCACCCGGGCACGCCAATCGGAGGCCAGCAACGCCTCGACGGATGCAACGGCGACAGCACAGGCGAGCGGGTTGGCCATGAAGGTCGGTCCGTGGGCGAGCCCGCCCGCCTCCCCGGCACTGATCACCTCGGCGATCTCGGTGGTACACATGGTGGCCGCCAGTGTCAGGTAGCCGCCGGTCAACGCCTTGCCCAGACACATGATGTCGGGGGTCACGTCGGCGTGGTGGGCAGCGAACAGTTCGCCGGTGCGCCCGAATCCGGTGGCGATCTCGTCGAAGATCAGCAGCACACCCTCCCGATCGCAGATCCGCCGCAGTTCGCTCAGATATCGCGGATCGTGGAATCGCATGCCACCGGCACCCTGGACGACGGGCTCGACGATGACGGCCGCGAGTTGTTCGCGGTGCTCGTTGATCGCCGACTCGAGGACCGCGACGTACTTCTCGTCGAAGTCGCGCGGCGGCGGCGGCACGAACACCTGCTCGGTGAGGACGTCGGACCACATCGCGTGCATGCCGCCCTCGGGATCGCACACACTCATCGGTGCGAACGTGTCACCGTGGTAGCCGCCACGCCAGGTCAGCATCCGGGTGCGTCGGTGTTCGCCGCGACTGCGCCAGTACTGTACGGCCATCTTGACCGCCACCTCCACCGACACCGACCCGGAGTCACTGAAGAAGACCTTGCGCAGGTCGGCCGGGGTGATCTCGACAAGCAGCTGGGCCAGTCGCGCTGCGGGCTCGTGGGTCAGACCGCCGAACATCACGTGCGACATCGAGGCAGCCTGCTCGGCGAGCGCCGCGTCGAGTACCGGATGCCGGTATCCGTGGATGGCCGCCCACCAGGAACTCATCCCGTCGACCACCCGCCGACCGTCGGCCAGTTCGATCCGCACCCCCTGCGCCCCACGCACGACGATCGGCGCCACTGCCGCCGGCATCGCGCCGTACGGATGCCAGATGTGCTCGGCATCGATCCGGCTGATCGTGGCCTCGTCCACGCCTTGACCATCCTCACGGTTCTGCCGACGCGCGCGGACGCGCCCGGTACGGTGGCCCTGAACGGTGTACAGGACCAAATCTTCCTGGACACTGTACAGGCTTTCCTGGACGGCGTACAGGCGCTTATCCTGGGCCGGTGAGCAACAGTCGTGCCGACGTCCTGCGGGCGGCCCGGGACATCCTCACCGAACACAGCCTGGCCGACCTGTCGATGCGGCGGCTGGCCGCCGACCTCGGCGTCCGCCCGAACGCCCTGTACTGGCACTTCCCCAACAAGCAGACCCTGCTGGCCGCGCTGTCG containing:
- a CDS encoding adenosylmethionine--8-amino-7-oxononanoate transaminase, with product MDEATISRIDAEHIWHPYGAMPAAVAPIVVRGAQGVRIELADGRRVVDGMSSWWAAIHGYRHPVLDAALAEQAASMSHVMFGGLTHEPAARLAQLLVEITPADLRKVFFSDSGSVSVEVAVKMAVQYWRSRGEHRRTRMLTWRGGYHGDTFAPMSVCDPEGGMHAMWSDVLTEQVFVPPPPRDFDEKYVAVLESAINEHREQLAAVIVEPVVQGAGGMRFHDPRYLSELRRICDREGVLLIFDEIATGFGRTGELFAAHHADVTPDIMCLGKALTGGYLTLAATMCTTEIAEVISAGEAGGLAHGPTFMANPLACAVAVASVEALLASDWRARVASIESGLREGLGDLAGRSGVAEVRVRGAIGVVELDRPVDMGAATAAAIDAGVWLRPFRNNVYVMPPFICTDDDIATICGGVRAAVEACLSVDLALSAGLARE